Below is a genomic region from Brassica rapa cultivar Chiifu-401-42 chromosome A08, CAAS_Brap_v3.01, whole genome shotgun sequence.
GATCTCTTAGACCCTGTTCTTTCATCTCCTTCCTTTTCTCCATATAACTCATGGAGGATACCCGTTGATCCACCCTTCTGCTCCTTCCTTTTCTTAATATaaggtcttcttcttctttgattagAATTTCTCTGAGCAACCCCGGATGGTTTAGATACAGGGTATCCAGGACCATATTCCGTTGAGTTAACAtccaaagaaaaagaagaatccTTTAATCCAATGAAGCCCTTAGAGGGAGGGGCCTGAAGGTAATCAGTTGATGGAGAACAAACATCTCTCATAAGGTCATCCCGCTTCTTAGACTGCTTAAAAGATGCCACCTGCAGTCCCTTCCCCGCATTACCAGCCTTAAACGCAGAAGCCATCAGTTTCAACTCCCCTCCTTGACCTTGCTGTTTCGACTCTGCTACTGTGTTAAGGTCAAAATCAAATACAATGCCTTTTCCTTTATCCACCTGATCAGTGAAAATAGTAGGAGCCTCTAGACGCAACATCGTCTTCTGAAGGAGAGGATCTTTCTCAGCTTCAGCAACAGAAGATTTAACACGATCAAAGCGGATAACTTTATCTTCCTCTGTTGCCAACAGCAAGTACCTTCTCATCTCATCCAGCACCTCTGGTGAAATTTTCCTTCTTCCCGTTGTCTTACAAAAACCCACTTGCTCTTCAGAAAGAACTCCAAAAAGCGGGTCACTAGGTGTAAGGATAGGCTTGTTTTGATTGACATCCATCATGACTCGCTCTCTTCTCTGCGTTGCATCATCTCTTCGTTTCCTAACTATCAACGGACAGACATCCTTCTCATGATTCAATCGTTGACATTCATAGCACCTCTTCTTAACTCTCTCATAGTTGAAATGGACAACCGTGGAACCCCCCTCCGGTAAGTTCACAACTTTCGACTTCCACAGAGGTCTAGACACATCAAACCGAACCAGAATGCGAACGTAGTCTTGAATCTGAGGCTTGTTTGGATCAAAGGCTACAACTTTCACATCACCAAAGATCCTTTCACCCAGCGCTGTAATAGCTTCCCTCGTATAGTAATTGATCGGCAAATTCCTAATCTGTATCCAGATAGGAATAAACTGAAGATAATCTGCTGGGGGATACTCAACCCATCTATCAATTGCAAGCGTCCACTCATTGAAGGTATGAACCCCTTTTTCTAAAACCTCCAACAGATCATGCTCATGATCAAATATGAATTGAAAGCGTTCTTTAGACAAGGCGATTCCCCTAACCCTTCCTTGCTTCTGCCAGCTCCTTGGCATATTTCTAATCAGACCCGGCATCTTCTGACAGTCTGGATTCAAAATCCTACCAACCAGACTTCTGGAATTTCTTTCACACGATCTGTACTGGGGAAGATTCGGCATATCAAAAGGTTCATCTTCCTCATCCAACGATAACGTCATCATAGCTTTATCCATCGCGTGCGACATCTTGACTGATGATTATAATTGCCTGGAAATTTTTATCTTCACCGTCGATATTATGAACAAACCCTAGAAACTCTTGAAGATTCCACCGCAAAACGATCAGAAAGGATAAGTTTTGAGGCGGACGTGGCACTTTTTTATGACAGCTGTGCTCCACCCACTAAATGAGATATCTTAGCGAGAGAGAAATCTTGGCCCAAACAAGGGAAACGACTTTTTATTTCCACCGCTGCTTCTTTACCTCTGTTTATAGTATAAAACGTCATCTAATATGAAAAGAATCTAATATGAAAAGAAGAAGTATTAAATGTCTTACTAATACTATAAAAAACTCTACGGCTTTGTTATGcatgtattttcattttatactGTTTTACTGTTCTTTATATAATGTTTACATTAGTCCTGGGACGGATCAGATATCCGAAGTATGTTGAGATATTCGGATCTGGATCCGGATTCGCCGGATCCGAAAAATTACTTTCCGAATCCAGATTTGAACTCTCCGGATATCTGGAATTAGGATATCCTGACTAAAATCCGAATATCCACAGATATCTAGATCCGGATcctttaaaacttttttttttaaattaaaataaaaactagcgaactaaaatgatttatttaatttatttagcctattaaatttttgttaaaatgaaaaattattgaaattgaataaaatttaaaaattctatattttatataaaaattatatatagtatatatatataaatataattaaattttaaataaatagtaagTTCGGATCCGGATTTGGACCTCTAGATCCGTCAGATCTGTAAAATCaagatccggatccggatttgGACCTCTAGATATCTGTTTTTTCGGATCGGATCGAAGCAAATCCCGGATTGGATAACGGATCTTGAATATAAATCTCACGCCTAGTTTACATAGTAAAAGTATTTCATTAAGTTGATCAAAAAAAGTATTCCATTATTTATAGAGAATCTTTGGTCGGTCAATGATCTTAATTAAAAATGTGATTATGTTCTCACACAGTAAAaacaaatagagagagaaatatGAGAAAAGGACAAAAGGTGGGCATTTAAAAGTAGAGAAAGGACAAATGAAAAAGTTATGAAAAGACAATGAACATTAAAAGAAGACAGACAAATCCCACACCCAAGCTTCAGGGGACATCATCTCCTATACCCACCCAGCTATATCTCTAATCTCTGTAAGacatgaaaacaaaacaaaaatggtaAGTTAAATAAAAAGCCGGAAATTACATTTAACCCTAGAACATTTGAAGTATTTACCGGTTGTACCTACCTTAACCAAAGGAATAACCGAATTGAGTTGAACCACGAACCAATCCCTAATTTCGACCCGAAATTAAAACATAACCGTCCAAAAACCGAATGGTACCAATTCCCTATCTTAAATCCCCAAACCAGACCCGATTCCCTCTCATTTTCGGGAAGCCCTTCCCTCTCTCGACACTTCGGCGACACAACCGAGGGAGATCCCCGCTACCCCCACCAGCGACGGCCAATTCCACCGAAGAGGAGACTCCTGACCAGCAACGGCCAATCCCACCGATAGCGACACAACCGAAGGTATGTCTTCCTCGTCGGTTCTGTTTCTCCATCGATCGAGTTTACCATTTTTATGAAGAAACTACAAAACGTCGGTTCATTTCTTTAGGGTTGGAGAAAACGTCGGCTTTGTTTAGTGTTGCTTAGGGTTTTTTAGATGGCGACACCACCAAATGGTTAATTAAGTTGCTTAGGGTTTTTTAGATTCGGTCCATCGATCGAGTGACGGCTTTGCTTAGCGTATTTGATTGATTGAGTTCATGAATTAGATCTGTTGATCGAGTTCATGATGCTAGTTTTGGTTATATCGAGTGCATGATGCTTGATTGAGAATTTTATGCTAGCTCAGTCGATGGAGTTCATGATGCTTGATTGAGTTCATTTGCTAGTTTTCGGTTTTAGCAAATGgttaaataaaactgaaaatgatATAGAATGATATAGATTTGGTCTGTGACTTTAGCAAGTTCCTTGACATGCGTCTAACTTTGTCTagcttttgtttcttgtttgcagATGGTGCAACCGCAAGAACCTCATTTCTTCCAACCTTTGCTTCCTGGATTCCAGACTCACTTGGTAAACACACTCTCTGTATTGCCTTTTCTTGATTGCAAGAACCTGATTTCTTCCTTGTTTGTGTAACTTACCTCAAATCTTGATTGCAGACAATACCCATTGTATTTTTCTCCAAGCACATCCAAGGGAAGACGAATGGGAACACATGGACACTAACATCCGACGCTATGGATCAAACATGGCAAGTGATACAAGAAGAGAGGCGACTCACCCGAGGTTGGAAGGAGTTCGCTGAGGCACATGACCTTCGAATAGGAgacattgtcatcttcaaacTCAAAGGTTCCATGGTCTTTCACGTCACTCCCTTTGGTCCGAGCTGCTGTGACATCCAGTACACATATCCCAACTCAATGGAAGAAGCCCATGACCACCAGAACAATAGTAAGTGTGATTCAAAGTCACCGCACTAGCATAGGTTACTTATGAGGTTTTTTGAAGTTgttgtttgtttcttgtgtttCAGCAGGAACAGGGGCTAGGTTTTCTTACTCGTGGGACTACTGTTTTAAGGCTGAGGTCACGGATTCTAATGTCCGTGAAGACAAACTTGTGAGTGAAACGAGTGTTCTTTTGTGTACTTACACATCTTTATGTTGTTCTGACACATATGTTTATGTTCTTTTGTTGCAGAATCTCCCTGTGGGGGCTACTGGTTGTAATGCTCTGAACAAAGAATGCAAGAAGGCGAAACTAGTGAACATAGAGGGAAAGGCGTGGAATGTGTCAATGCGATTTAACGAATCAGGCGGCTTCTACTACATCAAAGGGTGGAGAAAGTTCTGTGCTGAAAACAAATGCCACATTGGAGACAGCTTTGTCTTCAATGTGGTTGGAGATGGGAACACTTTGCCATTGATGTGTGTCTGTTCTCCAAGTAAGGAGTGTCTTAAATCTGCAGGTGACATTGCTTCTTCCTCCCGGGTGAACTAGGAAGATCATGTGTTCTAGTTGGGGACGCGTCTATGTTGGTTGTGACTTGATCTTAAGAGCACAATGTCTTGTGCTTTGAACTTATTTTGTGTGTCTTTTATATGTTTGCTTTTTGGTACTTTCAActtgttattttgatttgatgGTACTTTGAACTTGTTATTTCGGTTTGATGTTGCAAACTTTTAGTTAATCATTTTCATGTCAATTAGTTATATAGAGTTTCGACTTTTGGTTAATCATTTTCACGTCCTGAATGATAATATAGATTTGGTCTGTGACTTTAGTTAATCATTTTTCGACTTTTAGTTAatcattttcttgattttggtttgatgttgcaaacttgttattttagtataatgtcACAAGACACACGCATAGAGAAGTAAACCACAAAACACATAAACATTAGATAGATAGTTTAAGTCATAAGACACACACATAGAGTCATAAGACACACACATAGAGAAGGAAAGTAGCAACATGGATCAAAGTACCATCATAAGACatagaacaacaacaacttagaacaacaacaacttagAGCAACAAGATGGGATCATGGACGGTGGAGTTGGTAAAGCTGAGCCTTGAGGCGATCAATCTCCTCAGCCATCTCTTTGACACGGTCTACTAACTTAGTAACCTCGTCCTGAATCGCGATCACCCACGGCGTACGAAAGTGGAGACCATTATTCTGCACAAGTTTTATCACAAGTTATACAAGTTTTTCAAGTTTTCCAGTTTTAccagtttcctagttttcctagttttctagttttttctagtttttctagttttttctagtttttctagttttcctagttttttctagtttttctagttttcctagttttcctagttttcctagttttcctaGCAAGTTATGCAAGTTTTACCTGCTTAGCAGGTTCTAGTTATACAAGTTTTACCAGTTTTGCACAACATGAAAATTACCTCAAAGTTTTTGCAGGTGAAGTACCTCCTTCCAGGTTGCGTATCAAAATCATTGGGAAACTTGTTACACGGAGATACCTCGGGAATGATACCTCCACCACACGGGCACTTGGTCGGGACGCCGTACTGCGCATCAGCCACGAAACCAAGCATGTCGTTGTGTCTCTTCAAGGCCTTCATGTGACTGTACTCCTCGTCGGGATGAGTCATGCTTCAGTTATTACTGTCAGAGAGAAATGGGAGAAACCGAAAGAGATCGAGAGAGAGGAATGAGGGATGGAGTggagtggagagagagagagagagagagatggctcGGTAAAGAAGGGGGAGGAGGGAGAGAAGTAGAGGGATggagtggagagagagagagatgggacGTGACATAGAGGGGAAATGGAAGAAAATagagaaagaaaatgaaaa
It encodes:
- the LOC117127318 gene encoding B3 domain-containing protein REM7-like isoform X3, which produces MVPIPYLKSPNQTRFPLIFGKPFPLSTLRRHNRGRSPLPPPATANSTEEETPDQQRPIPPIATQPKMVQPQEPHFFQPLLPGFQTHLTIPIVFFSKHIQGKTNGNTWTLTSDAMDQTWQVIQEERRLTRGWKEFAEAHDLRIGDIVIFKLKGSMVFHVTPFGPSCCDIQYTYPNSMEEAHDHQNNTGTGARFSYSWDYCFKAEVTDSNVREDKLNLPVGATGCNALNKECKKAKLVNIEGKAWNVSMRFNESGGFYYIKGWRKFCAENKCHIGDSFVFNVVGDGNTLPLMCVCSPSKECLKSAGDIASSSRVN
- the LOC117127318 gene encoding B3 domain-containing protein REM7-like isoform X1 — encoded protein: MVPIPYLKSPNQTRFPLIFGKPFPLSTLRRHNRGRSPLPPPATANSTEEETPDQQRPIPPIATQPKMVQPQEPHFFQPLLPGFQTHLTIPIVFFSKHIQGKTNGNTWTLTSDAMDQTWQVIQEERRLTRGWKEFAEAHDLRIGDIVIFKLKGSMVFHVTPFGPSCCDIQYTYPNSMEEAHDHQNNTGTGARFSYSWDYCFKAEVTDSNVREDKLVSETSVLLCTYTSLCCSDTYVYVLLLQNLPVGATGCNALNKECKKAKLVNIEGKAWNVSMRFNESGGFYYIKGWRKFCAENKCHIGDSFVFNVVGDGNTLPLMCVCSPSKECLKSAGDIASSSRVN
- the LOC117127318 gene encoding B3 domain-containing protein REM7-like isoform X4, yielding MVPIPYLKSPNQTRFPLIFGKPFPLSTLRRHNRGRSPLPPPATANSTEEETPDQQRPIPPIATQPKMVQPQEPHFFQPLLPGFQTHLTIPIVFFSKHIQGKTNGNTWTLTSDAMDQTWQVIQEERRLTRGWKEFAEAHDLRIGDIVIFKLKGSMVFHVTPFGPSCCDIQYTYPNSMEEAHDHQNNRTGARFSYSWDYCFKAEVTDSNVREDKLNLPVGATGCNALNKECKKAKLVNIEGKAWNVSMRFNESGGFYYIKGWRKFCAENKCHIGDSFVFNVVGDGNTLPLMCVCSPSKECLKSAGDIASSSRVN
- the LOC117127318 gene encoding B3 domain-containing protein REM7-like isoform X2 gives rise to the protein MVPIPYLKSPNQTRFPLIFGKPFPLSTLRRHNRGRSPLPPPATANSTEEETPDQQRPIPPIATQPKMVQPQEPHFFQPLLPGFQTHLTIPIVFFSKHIQGKTNGNTWTLTSDAMDQTWQVIQEERRLTRGWKEFAEAHDLRIGDIVIFKLKGSMVFHVTPFGPSCCDIQYTYPNSMEEAHDHQNNRTGARFSYSWDYCFKAEVTDSNVREDKLVSETSVLLCTYTSLCCSDTYVYVLLLQNLPVGATGCNALNKECKKAKLVNIEGKAWNVSMRFNESGGFYYIKGWRKFCAENKCHIGDSFVFNVVGDGNTLPLMCVCSPSKECLKSAGDIASSSRVN